DNA from Cydia pomonella isolate Wapato2018A unplaced genomic scaffold, ilCydPomo1 PGA_scaffold_205, whole genome shotgun sequence:
GCAGCCTtgagtatcatgtacattacaagcatacgGGACGAAAGGAGAAGGTACTGCGCTTTGTACGACTTTTTACTAACAAAAGAAGATTTATTGCAATAACttaaaaacggctggaccgatcatgttcgctgtagttttcattgaaagtatgtGAAATacactaaaaaatatttttgtattttttaataacccGTTCTACGGCCATGTATGATTATGTATTCATGTCAAactgcagctttctagcactaacggaCAGAGGGACATGgctaaactataagggtttctaggtgactacgaaaccctaaaaaacggaactcttataggatcactcgtgcgtctgcctgtctgtctgtcacagcctgtttgctccgaaactactggaccaattAAGTTGGACATGTaacgtaaataaatgaattatagaCATAGGAGCCactttggggggggggggggggggtaaggTATATTCTTAAACTACATCGTGTTAATTgtgagaatatttttttctttaataattttaagatGAATACCTATTcatcttaaaattataaaaaaaaaattgatatccTGTTTGATATTTTAACTAACTAGTTAAGAAGTTGTTGAAGAAAGGTGGCAAAAATGACCCCCTTTCTCTCCGAAACTGCTGGGTCTAAAATTTTGAACAAACTACACAAAATAGTTCTTTACCTATAAATGACAGGAAAACCTAAAGAAATATACAGTCAAGCATGAATCTAACTCAAGAAAAAAAATGCGGTTAGGCTGAATTTAGGGACATAGCCGCAATGATTTACGTTAAACGTGGTGTGGATAGCTATTGCGAAGGTTGAAGGCCGATCTCCGCGTAGGGCTGAAAGCCAGAACCGTCCCAAAGAGACGTGCTTACACGCAAGGCTGAAGGCCTAGCTTCGGGAGGTATGCACTCAAACACAGAAATAGTTCAAGTGTCTGAATGCAAAGTCCGAAGGCCGAACACCGCATAGGGCCGATGGCCTGGAGCGTCCGCATGCGAATTCTTCCCGCGATTTTCACAAGTAACTGAAGTGGCAAGGCCCAAGGCTGCGGGAGGTTAGTTCCTAAACACAACAATAGTACAAGTGTTTaaatgcgaaggccgaaggccgtgcTCCGCATAGGGCCGAAGGGCCGAAGCGTCCGAGAGAGATACGCCCAAGCGCGAGGCTGAACGCCGAGCTGCGGAAGATTAGTACTCCACGTAGGACCGAAGGCCCTGAGCATGCTGCCTACAACTTCCACAAGTATCCTATTTGCATGAATGTTGTATGTACACGCCCAGTAACCGCCCACATAAGGACTATTATTGACAGATTGGGTAACTATTGTCAAGTGACTGAGCTACTACAATTCGTATAACGCAATTAAAATATTCGGGGAAGATGCGGGAAGCTCACATATGGAGTCAATATGGATCGTAGAGAACATTTATCTAAGCTATCTGAGCTGTTTTGCGTTAGTTTTGCAGCAGTGGGTACGTTAATGTTCGCACGCAGTAACCTCAAACAATACCAATTGTAAAATATCTGTACAAAATCAAACATTTTTATACTACTTGTTACAATcgcaatggttttttttttgtattattctagtaaaatttatcaaataacactacttTTTTAAATCCATACACCGATGAGTAGTCACTAAATAAACACAGCGCATAACGGATAAGTTCAAAAATTCGTTGTTTCTAGCGGAAAATTAGAGCCATATCAGTCAATGGTAAATTCAATTCGAGTGAGTGTTCGAGTGCAACAAGTGCGATTACTCAACAATCAGACATATGGACCCTTTTTGAAGGCataaatgaaagtaaataataaagacagaggagataaagttacaaaactgGCTGTATTTTATCAGCGTAATAAGGGTAACAAAATAAGGACCTCCTTACCTTCCCCGTcggataataaaaaaaaaggttttttgaacCACCCTAATGTATATAATAGATGTATAATACAGCAACGACTGTCACTtgttttatcaagaaaattgaaAGTGACAACTCAGCAGTCGGCTGCTGCAGCTGCcatccaaagagtaaagtacaTCCCAATCTCACCTTTAACGTGATATCCCGATGGCCACTACACCTGCAtcactgttgcgacattactgcagcagcTTTGAAGCCGGCGCTGCGTCAGCGACCGTAATGCCGTCACTACCATCAGTTTAACAATCTTAAAAAAGAATAGATAGGATCTTTTTGTTTTCCGTATGTCTATCCGTTCGTCCACATGTCTTTCATCTACCGTCGAAATCTTTTATTCAAACATATTTCTTATGTCCAGAAATGCTCCAGACCTGGAAGAAGGTTGGTACACCAAACCCTTGTCGTATGCAATGACCCAAATAATGTGCCCCGCATCAGCTTGGTCAAACACAGCGATCCTTACACCGCCGTCACCATCGAGTGCCCCAGAGACGTGCCTGGCTGCTTGAACCTCGAGCTACATGTGAGGCAGGATTGTAAACCGGTCACTGGACCTGGACCGGAAGATGACACTAATTAAATGGAAGtatttatattaacaatatttttatttgttactttTAGTAATAATCCGATACTGCTAGCAAAGTTTTTTGAACAAAGCTTTCTGCCCTTAGGCGAGTGGCAAATCAAGGCCGTACAAGTACATACatgttcaccacaccagctggtaaaggttCTCTTGATTGTTCGAAAATCGATGAGAAAGTTTAATTTATCCACATGTGAGCCAAAGTAATCAGATTTTGAGTGGTTCCCTTATGTTAGTCGTAGAAATGATTTTTaattgatgattttgaatgacaaATATTTAAAGACGTTCATTTGGAactgattttgattaatatctTACAGtcaatattttcttcgggttcgTATGGTGAAAAATTATGTTTCACTCGGgggtaaaatttgtttaacccccTTTTACCCCCTCTACTTTACAACttttcccccttgtaaaacaaataactattgatagAGCGAAATATTTGaatcatttgaataaaataatgtcaatataatattaaatttggatatttataaatgaattatgtGTAGTTATGTATTGGAATAATGATAATGaatatgacatttaattaataggtatatgggaaattaatgtaatgttaAGACATAGTTTATTGTGAATGTATACAATGTATATAGCTTAATTTTAAGATCAATATTTGCATGCTGCCATTGGCTAAACATGTGATACCTACTGCTTATAATGATTATGTCAACTTCAATTTACCATGTTTAcgcaaataaatcattatcttatcttatcataATGGCCTTGATTTGCCGATCGCCGCACCGCGCGCCGGTTGCGTCCAGTCCCCGGCCTACAACTTCTTTTAATTTGGAATAATATGCGCACGTTGCACGTTGCAAGTTGCAACGATGTAGTAAATACAAGTTGTGACTTGGAACgatattcaaataaaagataGTGTTTTTTGCACGTTTTTTGCATAAAAATTACAGTACATTTTCTCTATATGATTTAGCCTTAGATAAAAAAACGACATGGGCtcgtaatcgcttaccatcagtggatgcgtctgctcgtttgcctcctcctTTGctatcttgaaaaaaaaaagagattcTATAATAAATTCACAATCACGTTATAAAACACATCTCGTCAAAGTTGCGAAACACAACTTTTAACGAGAAACAGAAGATTGCGCTGTTACAAGCgataaacaagaaaataaagatttaagaAAATGCGactaaattcaattaaaaatcaaaagaaTTGGCAAAAGTTACAACCTCATTCTTCAAAGACTTCAAAATGATAAGGGTTCCCAAATATAATTGGCTCTGGAATTTGAGCTCTATTGTGTTGGATTATGGATGAAAGTATTTTGGTTTTTGTTGACCTTGGACGGTGTTATGCCAAAGTGCTTAATTGTTTTAGAATCTTTGAACATCAAAAGACGAATAGAGGTTTCACAGATTTGTTAGTTTAAGAAAATCGACCAAGAGGTCGattcttaattaataattagttatGCTTATAAACTGGTTTTAATACGACCTTGAGATCGTCTTGACTGGCGTATATCTCACGtacgactttcacttcatttcgcatgtaCCAATCAGCGCGAGCGATCTTCAAggccatatcaaaatgatatcaaaaTTGTAACAAATTGTTAATTCTGAACCGAGCTCCTGATGACAACTGTAAGGAACGAGTAGATATGAAATTTGGGAAGACTTATATTCCATTTGTTGTCTTCGACTGATATAAAGACCAACTAAGGATCaaaattaatagtaaatcaTTTTACTATTACTGGTTTAGGAAGGTCATCTGTAGCCGCAGTACAGGTCAAGATTACGACGACTCAAATAATAAACTTAGATTGACAGATATAATCCAAAGTACTGGTGTATGAGGTTATAATttccaaaacggttaaatgtagaaagtggttgTTGATAGTATGGTTGATGATGAGactgatttgcaatatttgatcagtacaaaattaaatttacgtGCTTACacaaattgggtacttgacacatgttgaatattataacaaaattttgttaaatggatagaaagtAAGCCacccattataaaaaagtggaatttagaaaattatattgagattaaaaaaaaatacaattgtccgaaatctcaaaaaatattttttttttgttttgtctttcaaaaatagaaaagaaaatggtaccattcgattcttgtatgacaactatacacataaacgcaatatttcagggtcaaaatggcaattttcttgatcttccatacatttaggacagacttatatgatgtgacgtcacatcaccttatcattttgttagaggcgtttcaatcgtcgagtgcgagcgtcagactttaactctcatttctgatctttgtgttgcttaaatgccatgagtcctatatagacatttgatcctcaggaaaatcaagatcgtttgacattatttacaaaaaacagtcaaatagccaattggccgcgatacaaaatatgtatgtgTAGCGCTCCTATTAGTGCCTTtgaaaaagcctccgaatagaCGAGCctgacggctgcgtttagctactgcattgggaatatttttatacaatagaATGTTGCATTCGCAACACCATCGAAGCTGCCTGTAAGCATGGctagatgatgatgatacaaCATAGCTAGAAGATGATACGATGATGAATCATGCGACGTAACCAATAGTGAACCATCTGCTCTCACCAAGTTGTTGACACCGAAATGGCGCCTGTCTGAAACTTGTGAGGCCATCGGACGCGACGGACCGTGAGTTTTTATAATTAACCACCCTTACTTATTGGTGGTGGAACTAGCCATGAGATATAACGGATCTGGGTCCAGGATATTATTATAACCTCAAAACTTCGTCTacaagctgatggtcccgggttcaaatcctggtaaggacatgtattcgtgcgatgagcatggatatttgttcctgagtcatgggtgttttctatgtatttaagtatttataaatatttatatattatatatatcgttgtctaagtaccctcaacacaagccttattgagcttactgtgggacttagtcaatttgtgtaataaagtcctataatatttattaattattttatttatttaactttactaATAGTTTCGTAATATACATAGTCTGGCGTCTGCCAAAACTTTGTTAGTCCATCGGACGCTCCCTGCTGTTACTCAACAGTAATGACAAGTTCCTCCAGCAATGCCGTTGCTGTAATACAATTTGGGCCATTTTTTTTTGACGGTTTTTTTCAAGATTTTGGTAACATTTtgtagttttgaaaaacctAGTACTCTAGTCGGAATAAACACGAAATCTAAATTTGAGACAAAAAAAAGGTACGTTAATTTCCATTGACTTAAGCAAAATTCCATACTATAGCtttccaccaaattttatcaaaatctaagaaaaattataacaaatagaacaaaaaaattaacGTTCAATCCACGCTATTTAGCAAGAAAAGGAGATGTATTATTAATACAGCTGCCGCTCCTTTAGTGGATTGAGGAAAGTAGCCAATGAAACACATAGAATAAATGACATACGAGTATCTTCCCGACCGTGAATTATTCCCATAGTTTCttaacccaccaacggagcggcagttGATGTTCACGAATCATCGTAACAATTTTAGAAGGTGTGATGTGAGAAACACCCGCTGGCTCATTTCTGTTTTAGTACCTAACTTAGATTAATGGATCAATAACTTATGATAGAATTGCAATCCACTGTCGCTTGTACCGTGGAGCCTGTCACTGCTatcaattttaattaatcaaaacGACTTATGATCGGTCGTTACTTCAGGTCGTTAGTGACACGACCTTGTAGGTCACGAAGATTTGTCACAGTGCCAATAACTATGCTAACCTTGAGTAACTTTACGTTCTATTTTGGGAGTGACTGCGGCTAGAATGAACAAGGGTAGGTATGTATAGATGTGTCTTATCTTATTAGGTGCCATGTTCATTTATTACCTAAGAAGTTTTTTGCCagtttttagtgtttttaccccctcccacccctatGTAGGACAAAATAAGAATAGGCCAACCTCCTCCCCCCACCCCTGTATTACGTAcgtttgttttagttttataaaaaaataacatttttggaACGTTTATTTGTACCTACAAAAGTATTGaggtccgtctaagctaactctgcaccgtgtttgatagcatagagtcatcttcttcttcactgCCATGACCCGTTATTTGGGGTCGCGGTCGGCCCTCATCGTTCGAAGGCGCCAGGTTTTTCTGTTCTGGGTTGTCTGCGAGTAGATCTGCGCCCGCTCTAGGTCTTTGATAGCATAGAGTgtggaagtattattttaatcattataaatttgaaaattatgCGCATCTTTGTGATCTTACGTAAGAACTATGAAGACCCCCTCCCTTCCCcgtgtaagaaaaaataagacatgttcgaccccccctccccctaaATCTTCTTAGGTAATAAATGAATGACGCTTCAATTGTAGCCGTTAATACAAATTGTCTGCCATACCTCAACTATGCGTTTCTCTCCTTAcagcccctctggtgttgcaggtacCCAATGGAGACGGTAAATGATAATTTGATTACATACCTAAAGTACAAAGTGTTAATTAGTAATAGATACAATACTATAAGTGTGAGAGATAAAAAGCTAGTACAACCAATAATGAACAATTATTACGGAAAAAGAACCTCAAAGTATATGGTACCACAAATACTGAATAAAATTAGCTTACTACGACACAgttctaaattaagtaaatccCTGATAAAAAACAGGCTAAAAGAGTGTCTCCTCGATTTATCTTAATGTACTCGTAGGAGAGCATGCTAATAATAAGttcatagcccagtatttagtccatcgctttcacccaatagcccagttcattttagattccatcaactctcaaatagtccttacaccctggcgggtgctgcctctgcgtgcgtcccatgacgcgggcaagggcaacatccgctaggtgtaccccttacatttcattaaagtgtcaaaaggggctctacgtgttggcttcggctccacgcacgcctcccaaaggtccggaacaccattgttccgtgatgggaaagaagTTCAATAGGTTAAGttgttaaattgtataaagaACTGAGTGCCTCTCGCCAATAAACGTTACAGTTTGGCgggaataaatatgtattatatataagttttaattttaatatataaataaaaagctaTATATATTACCTCTAGGTATATATGTACCTTTAGGTACAAACCATGTACCTAAATACAGTTAGCAGGTATTTTGTGGTTAGACACAGAGACAACGCTAATAAGAAGGCCCGTCGCCGTCCTATGgcagttttcagaaaatattgtaCCTACCCAATTAGTGTGAGTTGTTACAATTAAGCATAAAATCTTTATGGAAACCACCTCTttgccttttttagggttccgtagtcaactaggaacccttatagtttcgccatgtccgtctgtctgtctgtctgtccgaggctttgctccgtggtcgttagtgctagaaagctgaaattcggcatggatatatacatccataaagccgacaaagtcgtacaataaaatctaaaatttaaatttttttgagtgtacctcccctacacgtaatgtggggtgatttttttttttgcttcaactctacagtgtggggtatcgttggaaaggtctttcaaaactaataggggtcttcaacaaagtacaaacatttcttgacaaagtgaatatattcggagataatcgctccgaaagaaaaaaaaatgtgtccccccctctaacttttgaaccataggtccaaaaaatatgaaaaatatcatggaagtagagcttaagaaatacattaaatgaaaactatagcggacatgatcagtttagctgtttttgagttatcgcaaaaagtttccccttcatagtaaaaagactttaattaggtacattatgcaaatttgcctatttgtttaactggGGTGAAAgataccgtttcatcccttggttaacaatttactatactttaagctccagtttagcttattgtgacggaagagtgactacggaaccctacgctgagcgtggcccgacatgctcttggccggttttttattattatattgtgtaataagtaatgtatgggtcttgttatccgaaataaatgattaaatataataatgtacctaGGTTATACTTCTTGTAACCTACAAagtttacacaataaatatttctgatttatatttaaatttccatttcgggagaaaacggtttccactaactaaatcttaacatatcactttgattttgatatcgatcgAATCAGCATATTTTGTGATAGTTTTTgtgttgcaaattttgaaaaaaaaaggaaaacctataaacctagtttttcattgtgtctataatatacaaaaaatcatgGACAATGGTTTTCAATGCCGATGGTTGGTTGGTggtatttagaagtggaaaaactttTTATCTTTTTGTAGGAACGAATACTTCCCCCTTAAATCTGactcagggctataaccgcgaaaatcgaagttcgcaaattgcgggcatctttctctgtctctctaattacgccttcattggtgTAAAAAAGAAACATCCCCGCTATTTGCGGATTTCGATTTTTCATGTATAATCCTCTGCTAGGATTGAAACTCCATCCGGTATTAGTTGGCAGAAACGTTTTCACTCGCTCTATACATGCTCGTCGAGGCACTGGCGTGGTGCCAGAATTGTTCATGAACTGGGATTTACAGAAATCCCACAAAAATACTggataaataaaaaccggccaagagcatgtcgggccacgctcagtgtagggttccgtagttactcttccgtcacaataagctaaactggagcttaaagtatagtaaattgttaaccaagggatgaaacggtacctttcacccgagttaaacaaataggcaaatttgcataatcagtacctaattaaagtaagtctttttactatgaagggaaaactttttgcgataactcaaaaacagctaaactgatcatgtctgctatagttttcatttaatgtctttcttaagctctacttccacgatttttttcatattttttggacctatggttcaaaagttagaggggggggggggggacacatttttttttcctttcggagcgattatctccgaatatattcactttatcaaaaaatgtttcttgaaaacccctattagttttgaaagacttttccaacgataccccacactctagggttgaagcgaaaaaaaaatttcacccccaatttacgtgtaggggacgtaccctaaaaaaaattaaatttttagattttattgtacgactttgtcggctttattgatttatatatccatgccaaatttcagctttctagcactaacgaccacggagcaaagcctcggacagacagacagacagacggacagacagacagacagacggacatggcgaaactataagggttccgttttatgccatttggctacggaaccctaaaaagaatgTAGTGAGATTGCTCATTTATTTGTGAAGATAAAATAACAACAGTTAACTCCAATTAAAGTAGTGGCTCTGCTActaaaactgaatcgacaaaaaaaattactttacttTAAGGTCTCAGGGtggattttagaacaaaaacggCAGAATaataaatcacaattattttattcaaagttctaataaatctcacaaaattaaaggaacaaatcgcacattttatattacataacgaaatataaaataacagcaTGGAACGATATCAAAGTAGCTCACGCGATCACAGCGGCGGCCGAAGGCAAAATGTTCCAAGCAACGGTTTGCACCGGTTTTTATATCCTATGCGTGGTAGGGTAGACTTGATGTTGCCAACATTACAAATCTGATGTTCTGagtaaaagtatattttaagaaGTTGGCGCTTAAACTTTGTTCACAACGCTCCAATCACCATATTTCCCCGTGGAACGTCAGTAATATGATCTAAGGAGCTATCGAGAACCACGAACGtcaaaatttcattatctgcctttctatcactcttgcgggtttgagcgatagagaggcagttAACGAAACAGTAATTTTCGAGTTTCGCTGTAGGACCTGTATAAAGGAGAACAACCGGACAGCCGGACAGACATACAGCATTTTTGCCCAACCTGAAACGAAAAACTTCTCAAAATTAGGTGCAAAAGAGTTCAATAGcaaattagataaatatatttacagtagatatggtgctactttatagcactagtgcgaaaattagcatattacgttactgtgtcgaacattgaaaggcccatatgtactgttaaacgttgtacgatacatgtgcgaataggtaattcgcaactcgtgccgatttaaaacactcccttcggtcgagttttaatttatcgccactcgtttcgaatttcctatttttcgcacttgtatcgtaatgtactattaccgaATTTTTATTAGATAGGTACCTGCCATTTAAACAATGGGGGTGTTAGATCACATTACAGAATGAGCCGGCGGGCCCGGGTTCTGTTCCCGGTCGTGTGACGTCACTGCAATGTTTCCGGGATGGAATTAAAAGCGGAAGACGAAGTAATCAGTGACCCTCGTCCAGCCGCTAGGGTAACCAGGCTGCAGCCGGAAATCTGGATATTACTTTATTATATTCCTATGCTATACACCAACAGCGTTTTGTGTGCAATGgccttatttttatatttctttatacCCTTATTTTGACGTCTTTCATATCATTGGATTGGTTATAGGAAATTAACCACTATTATCGGAAAATATGTGAGctgtataataattatcaagAAAAATTAAAGTCATTTAATTAGATACACGCATTAAGAAAGGCATCCTTAGTGCAGAGCATACTAAATACCATTGCAGATCGATGTTAGGGGCGCTTCCAGATGCACTGGGACCTTTTACATTGCATATTGCTCACAAGGTTATGTCTGAGGATTATtgacgtatgtatgtatttgtactaACACTAGCTCTAAGTAAACTTTTGTTACTAACTACTTtggacatataaataaatattacaggacaaaACAGGCAGGACGAACAGGTGTAAGaattacacagattgactaagccccacagtaaggtcaagaaggcttgtgttgtgggtattcagacaacgatatgtatacaaatacataaatacatagaaaacacccaagactcaggaacaaatatctgtgttcatcacacaaacaaatgtccttaccgggatccaaacccgggaccatcggcttcatacatATGTTTCTGAAGTAAATGTATTGAATTAACAATTGAGTACCTACAAAacactaaataattatttaaaaatatccttACTTTACCTTACATTAATGGTGTCCCTACTCCCAAGGGCTGGGATAGCCCGGGATTGTTTAAACGAGTGTCGATGTTTTAATTAAACTGTCCGGCTGATCGATGCGCGGTCCGGCCGGACGGTTATAACCACTCTACTGATATCTCACTAGCTTAAGTACTTACTATCGTTCAATAGTCACACGATacgccgccgccatacaatcgaagctagctctcattttaaaaggaCATGCTTatattacatgaaacttggcttgataattaaagtaaaaaaaaaaacaaaaatttatcgattttaacatatttttgttaattaatcaGAAAATACTATGCGCTGGTGGCCTGATGggaagagcgtgcgacttgcaatccagaggtcgtgggttcaaaccccggctcgtaccaatgagtttttcggaacttatgtacgaaatataatttgatatttaccagtcgcttttcgctgaaggaaaacatcgtgaggaaaccggactaatcggATAagtttcatttagatatcgtataattgacagaaccagctcgattcgggcaaccaatgtcactttgacgtaagaaatatagtagatagatcttattgggatcacaacggaatctaaataaacgtcaactttgacatgtcgtttggctatagatcttttaaagatctttccgaggttgtcgttgagattcaagatggcgaagacgtctcgagaatatttttttgtgttttgctcatttatgttgttcaaagtgtagtattgatagcttattatgcagtgaactatcgtggaagtgtgcagttaatgaaaaactaatcttgaaacgcgtttaaccatgtttcaatcaacacccggcaatccatcgtggcttttagtaaagtccagctatctctttactaaaagcaactaccgaacaacgtcatgctctacgagcacacttaaaacttacaacgaaacttgacattggtaaaatcatcatagatttgatggaagccatattttaaaagaagaagaagtgatcttaaacgtgtcttaatcattcttcgaatcgggccgttaatcaaaaattttatacattataaaaagcTTGACGTATAAATTGAATTCTGTATTAATTCTCCTAATTTATTTATCACCTCaaacgaaatatatatatagcacCTGAATTTCAGGCTAACCAAAGAGCCTAAGCGTG
Protein-coding regions in this window:
- the LOC133533805 gene encoding uncharacterized protein LOC133533805, whose translation is MSPLARTLLALAALLAAADALANPYCDYLTLGRNYYADGDNVIKFTLTVSGEFYTIIPDKCSRPGRRLVHQTLVVCNDPNNVPRISLVKHSDPYTAVTIECPRDVPGCLNLELHVRQDCKPVTGPGPEDDTN